A single window of Haliotis asinina isolate JCU_RB_2024 chromosome 5, JCU_Hal_asi_v2, whole genome shotgun sequence DNA harbors:
- the LOC137283996 gene encoding probable glutamate receptor: MGHGQRWVISNEGPSLSLLNMRSNWPECAFITEVTLRSVLFVRDTFSKANELHDPLEEQRLPHLVSLSRDSYHRLIIYDEVYDTLGNELLKEMAYQKFPVLQWDIKTFYALIEEHITEIKNLRLSSWSSAIFPNTAKGLNGRKLTIATLEWLSTIKKEIVDGRPRYVGFGIDIVDHLAGIFNFSYEIVEPEDQLWGTELPNETWTGIIGMLQRQIADMCPVPYFINYRRGLVVDFSFPITTRLHHLPRYQSSRLLFSFWCIFCVMMTAVYTGNLVALVSVSKETVPFDTLSELVQQVDFKVASIPGSYSQIAFKVMQTIV; the protein is encoded by the exons ATGGGTCACGGTCAGCGATGGGTCATCAGTAATGAAGGCCCCTCGTTATCTTTGTTGAACATGCGAAGCAACTGGCCAGAATGTGCCTTCATTACCGAG gtaaCTCTGAggagtgttttgtttgtgaga Gacacattttcaaaagcaa ATGAACTACATGACCCACTTGAAGAACAACGTCTGCCACACCTTGTGTCGCTGTCAAGGGATTCATATCACAGGCTGATAATATACGATGAAGTCTATG ATACACTGGGAAATGAATTACTGAAGGAAATGGCTTATCAGAAGTTTCCGGTTCTGCAGTGGGATATCAAGACTTTCTATGCCCTTATTGAGGAACATATCACCGAAATCAAAA ACCTTCGTCTAAGCAGTTGGTCATCAGCTATTTTCCCCAACACTGCCAAAGGTCTCAACGGAAGAAAGCTGACAATAGCTACATTGGAG TGGCTGTCAACGATCAAGAAGGAGATAGTGGATGGGAGACCAAGATACGTTGGATTTGGAATTGACATTGTGGATCACCTTGCTGGCATTTTCAATTTCAG TTACGAAATTGTGGAACCTGAGGATCAGCTGTGGGGAACTGAACTGCCAAATGAAACCTGGACTGGAATAATCGGAATGCTTCAGAGACAG ATTGCAGATATGTGCCCTGTCCCTTACTTCATCAACTACAGGAGAGGACTTGTTGTAGACTTTTCATTTCCGATTACAACAA GATTGCACCACTTGCCTCGATACCAATCAAGCCGCCTTCTGTTCAGCTTCTGGTGTATATTCTGTGTGATGATGACAGCTGTATACACGGGCAACCTGGTTGCACTGGTTTCAGTTTCCAAGGAAACAGTTCCTTTCGATACTCTATCGGAATTAGTGCAACAAGTTGACTTCAAAGTTGCTTCTATCCCAGGAAGCTATTCCCAAATCGCGTTCAAGGTAATGCAAACTATTGTGTGA